TCGGCGCGAGCGATGAGTGAAGCTGCACGAGGCTTATATTGTGCGTGTACCAACCGACAAGAACCATGAGGCCTAGAGCGGACCCAAACGCTCCTGTGAGCACTATGAAAATATTTAACACGTATTCTCTGCTCCGGTTATTCAAAGAAGAACTTGAGCCATTTTCTGTGTTCATAGTCTGCGCGTCCAGTGGCCGTGATAGTCGAAAATGTTTTCATCAGGTATAAAACCGATTGGCGTGGTTTTTGCCCCTTCTGATTCTTGCTGAATGCTCTGCCGCTTAATTTTCATTTTCATACGATGTCTTCTCTTTAGTGAATTTAAATGCAGTATTTTTCTAAAAAGAAATCTTTGAGCTCCTCGTTTTTTTGTTTTGTTTATCTTCGTACATAAGCTCATCGGCAATACTCACAAGATTTTCGAGGGTGGCCGGCTTAGAGGGATCGTAGTGTGCTGCGCCGATGCTCATAGAGAGAGCGTAAGGGCGGGTTTCATTTCTCTGGAAAGAGTCGATGTTTTTCTGCATGCGCCTTTTAATAAGATCGGCGCCGTTCTCAGACGTGTCCTTCGCCAGAATTACAAACTCGTCTCCGCCGAACCTGGCTATTATATCGGAATCCCTGAACGTCTCTTTTAGAATTTCACCGGTGTCGACCAGAGCCTGACTTCCTATGAGGTGCCCTAATGTATCGTTTATTTCTTTGAGTCCGTCCAGGTCTATAAATAAAATCAAGAAGCCTTTATGAGACTCATTAAGCGTACTAATATGACGTTCCGCAAGGCTGAAAAAGCCCCTTCTGTTATAAAGCCCGGTGAGGTCGTCGGTAATGGATAAATTATATAGTTTTTCCTCTTTCTTTTTGCGCTCCGTGACGTCTCTGAGCGATGCCAGGTATGCGGTTTCACCATGCCATTCTATCTGCACTACATGCATCTCCATTACTATATGAACGCCGCTTTTGTGCATAATGTTGACTTCTGTCTTTTTACCCGTAGCCAGCGGAAAGCCGAAATTAGTTCCCATCATTTCTTCTTCATTGCGTCCAAAGAGAATTTCAGCCGCCGTGTTAACGTACTGGACGTATCCCTCTTTATTTATTATAACTATGCCGTCGGCATTGCCATCAAGCACATTACGGAAAAGATCCACTCTCCCCACGTCCGGCGCTTTGTCGCGCTGATTACTATCAAATTTGAATCTGTGGTAAGCATGCAAGATGCTGCGTGCCAGATTCACGCTCTTCATCTCGCTCTTTATAAGGTAGGCCCGCGCTCCCATCTGAATTGATTTCATCGCTATCGCTTCATCATCAGTTGCCGTTATGATAATTACAGGGATGTCCGGGGCATGTTTTTGTATTCTGATAAGTGTATCGATTTCCTGACTGTCCGGGAGACTGAGGTCTAAAAGCATTAAGTCTATAGGATTGAGTTTTAATTGTTGAAGGCCTTTTGAAAGACAGTCCGCCCACTCCACTTCAAATTTTGCTCTTTTTGAATTCTGAAGCTTCCTTTTAACTAATTGGGCATAGTCGTAATTGTCTTCGATCAACAAGACTTTAATTCGCTCGTTTTGCAGATCGTCATCTTCTTTGTTGATACTCATTCTTAATCGTAATTAATCCATACAATTTATTGATTTTGATCTATTCTCATACTCAAACCTAATAATTTGCAATAATCGTGCCAATATTGATAGATACCTTAACCTCCTGTTGTCAATATATATATTGATCATAGAAATTGCGCTTATACAAAAGAAACTGACAAATTTTGTAATTATTCCGGCTGGATTGGTATCCCGCGTAATAAATCACTATCTTGATGCAATAATTTCGTAAATTCTTCGGCGGGAAGGGGACGGCTGAATAGGTACCCCTGAATTTCATCGCATCTAAGGTTGTGAAGGAAGGTCAGTTGCTCTCGGGTTTCGACGCCTTCCGCTACCACTTTTAGTCCGAGACTGTGCGCCATCGTGATAATAGCTTTTACGATCACGGAATTATCGGTGTCTTCGGGCAATCCGTTTATAAAGGAGCGGTCAATTTTTATGGTATTTATCGGAAAGCGTTTGAGATAGCTTAATGAGGAATAGCCGGTTCCAAAGTCGTCTATCGAGATTTTTACTCCCATATCTCGTATATCTCGCAGAATCTTCATATTTGATTCAACGTCCATGATGATTGAATCTTCCGTTAGCTCGAGTGTCATCAAATGAGGATCGAGGCCAGTGTTTTCCAGCAGCCGGACTATGCTTTCTGTAAAGTCGCTCTGCCATAACTGCATCGCGGAGATATTAATGGAAGCATAGAGGGGAGGAATTCCCTCAGAATTCCAAATACGGTTTTGATTACAGGCTTGCTCTAGGGAGATTTCGCAAATAGGCACAATCATCCCTATTTCATTAATTACATCTATAAATTCTCCGGCGGCAACAATACCGCGCTCCGGGTGCTGCCATCTGAGAAGCGCTTCAAAACCGGTTATCCTTCCTTGGGATAAAGATACTATAGGCTGATAGTAGATTAGAAATTCGTTGTGCTCAAACGCCCGTCTTATCTCCGATTCCAGTTGCAAGTTTTTCATGGCCTTCGTGTGCATTTTCTCGTCGAATATCTGATAGGTATCTCCTCCTCTTTCTTTGGCGCGGTGCATTGCGTTCTCGGCATCACGCAAAAGGGCCTCCGGCTCGTCGGTACTGCGGTCACCGAAGCGTATGCCCAGGCTCGTGGATACGTAAACTTCATGACCGTTTACTTCTACAGGTGAGGCCAGTTTGGTTTGAACCCGGTTTACGATACGCATTACTTCCCCGAGGTCCTTCGCATCTTCAAGAAGTATGGCAAACTCATCTCCTCCGAAATGGGCTATAGTGTCTAGTTTGCGGAGGCATGATTCGAGCATCCTGGCGACCGCGATAATGACCTTGTTGCCAGCCGTCTGTCCGATGCTGTTGTTTATCAGCTTGAAGCGGTCGATATTCACAAAAAGCAGGGCGAATGAAAAATCTTCGTTTCGTTTTATTCTCTCGCAGAATTGCCCCAGGCGGTCCATAAACAACACTCTGTTGGGCAGGCCCGTTAACTCACTATGAAATGCGTTATGAATCAATTTCTCTTCAGCGCGTTTCCG
This is a stretch of genomic DNA from Deltaproteobacteria bacterium. It encodes these proteins:
- a CDS encoding diguanylate cyclase translates to MSINKEDDDLQNERIKVLLIEDNYDYAQLVKRKLQNSKRAKFEVEWADCLSKGLQQLKLNPIDLMLLDLSLPDSQEIDTLIRIQKHAPDIPVIIITATDDEAIAMKSIQMGARAYLIKSEMKSVNLARSILHAYHRFKFDSNQRDKAPDVGRVDLFRNVLDGNADGIVIINKEGYVQYVNTAAEILFGRNEEEMMGTNFGFPLATGKKTEVNIMHKSGVHIVMEMHVVQIEWHGETAYLASLRDVTERKKKEEKLYNLSITDDLTGLYNRRGFFSLAERHISTLNESHKGFLILFIDLDGLKEINDTLGHLIGSQALVDTGEILKETFRDSDIIARFGGDEFVILAKDTSENGADLIKRRMQKNIDSFQRNETRPYALSMSIGAAHYDPSKPATLENLVSIADELMYEDKQNKKTRSSKISF
- a CDS encoding EAL domain-containing protein, encoding MTEKQYVKEKSEDRTEDKTPAHIGEKYELLEESLKKAKAELKASEERFRNIIEKNADGIIVIDGDGVVCFINPAGEALFGLEKKKILGKSFGLPVIEGESSEMTIVRGNGEVLSVELRVVETEWDGRSVYLASVRDITRRKRAEEKLIHNAFHSELTGLPNRVLFMDRLGQFCERIKRNEDFSFALLFVNIDRFKLINNSIGQTAGNKVIIAVARMLESCLRKLDTIAHFGGDEFAILLEDAKDLGEVMRIVNRVQTKLASPVEVNGHEVYVSTSLGIRFGDRSTDEPEALLRDAENAMHRAKERGGDTYQIFDEKMHTKAMKNLQLESEIRRAFEHNEFLIYYQPIVSLSQGRITGFEALLRWQHPERGIVAAGEFIDVINEIGMIVPICEISLEQACNQNRIWNSEGIPPLYASINISAMQLWQSDFTESIVRLLENTGLDPHLMTLELTEDSIIMDVESNMKILRDIRDMGVKISIDDFGTGYSSLSYLKRFPINTIKIDRSFINGLPEDTDNSVIVKAIITMAHSLGLKVVAEGVETREQLTFLHNLRCDEIQGYLFSRPLPAEEFTKLLHQDSDLLRGIPIQPE